One Silurus meridionalis isolate SWU-2019-XX chromosome 10, ASM1480568v1, whole genome shotgun sequence genomic window carries:
- the vps52 gene encoding vacuolar protein sorting-associated protein 52 homolog produces the protein MADDVVPAEAPAAEGPAGVTSTTAMDYLQDEKSDADAVPPLNLGDLDLASDEFILDEVDTHIQANLEDELVQEALRTGVDLRQYSKQVETELQRIEQASIKDYIKESQNIASLHNQITACDSILERMEGMLSGFQADLSSISSEIETLQQQSVSMSVRLKNRQAVRSHLSQLVDELLVPSTMINVILESPVTEQQFLEQLHELNNKINFAKELSFRETLACADIQDIVDRLKIKAVSKIREFILQKIYSFRKPMTNYQIPQNTLLKYRFFYQFLLANERTVAKEIRDEYVDTMSKIYYSYFKSYSSRLLKVQYEDVADKDDLMGVEDTAKKGFFSKPSLKSRNTIFTLGQRGAVLSPAELEGPILIPHAVQRADSRYPYETLFRSQHYALLDNGCREFLFLSDFFMVTGNSALDLFNSIMGKTLSMFMKNIATYVSDCYDSIAVFLCIHIILRFKNITAKRNIPALDKYWEAVLEMLWPRFELILEMNIQSIRDTDPQKLGVLDTRPHYITRRYAEFSSAIVSINQTFPNERTNVLLGQLQIEVENFVLKMAAEFPSRREQLIFLINNYDMLLGVLMERAADDSKEVEGFQQLLLARTQEFIEEILAPPFGGMITFVKESEALIEKGQLDKLKNDEVRITQLVRGFSSSWKQSVEALSQDVMRCFTNFKNGTSIIQGALTQLIQYYHGFHKILSQPTFRSLAVRSELINLHHLMVEVKKHKPNF, from the exons ATGGCGGATGATGTTGTTCCAGCTGAGGCTCCTGCAGCAGAAGGACCCGCAGGTGTCACCTCCACTACCGCTATGGATTATTTACAGGACGAG AAGTCAGATGCTGACGCCGTGCCTCCTCTGAACCTGGGGGATCTGGATCTCGCCTCAGATGAGTTCATTCTAGACGAAGTGGACA cccACATTCAGGCCAATCTGGAGGACGAGCTGGTGCAGGAAGCTCTCAGAACG GGTGTGGATCTGCGTCAGTACTCCAAGCAGGTGGAGACGGAACTACAGCGCATTGAGCAGGCCTCCATTAAAGACT ACATTAAGGAAAGTCAGAACATCGCGTCACTACACAACCAGATCACCGCCTGCGACTCCATACTGGAG aggatggagggaatgCTGAGCGGTTTCCAGGCGGACCTGTCGTCCATCAGCAGTGAGATCGAGACGCTGCAGCAGCAGTCAGTCAGTATGAGTGTGAGACTGAAGAACAGACAGGCTGTACGCAGTCACCTCAGCCAACTGGTGGACGAGCTGCTCGTACCCAGCACCATGatcaa tgtgataCTAGAGAGCCCTGTGACAGAGCAGCAGTTCCTTGAGCAGCTTCATGAGCTCAACAATAAGATCAACTTCGCCAAAGAACTGAGTTTCAGAGAGACGCTCGCCTGCGCAGACATCCAGGACATTGTCGATCGCCTCAAGATcaag GCGGTCAGTAAGATCCGTGAATTCATCCTGCAGAAGATCTACTCGTTCAGAAAGCCAATGACCAACTACCAGATTCCTCAGAACACACTCCTCaagtacag GTTCTTCTACCAGTTCCTGTTGGCCAATGAGAGGACGGTAGCAAAAGAAATTCGGGATGAGTATGTGGACACCATGAGCAAGATCTACTACAGCTATTTCAAGTCCTACAGCAGCCGACTGCTCAAAGTTCAG TATGAAGACGTAGCAGATAAAGATGATCTTATGGGTGTGGAAGATACGGCCAAGAAAG GTTTTTTCTCCAAACCATCTCTGAAGAGCAGGAACACCATCTTTACTCTAGGTCAGAGAGGGGCGGTGCTGAGCCCGGCTGAGCTTGAGGGTCCCATCCTGATCCCACATGCGGTACAGCGTGCAGACTCCAGG taccCGTACGAGACGCTGTTCCGCAGTCAGCACTACGCTCTGTTGGATAACGGCTGCCGTGAGTTCCTCTTCCTGTCCGATTTCTTCATGGTGACGGGAAATTCAGCTCTGGATCTGTTCAACAGCATCATGGGCAAAACACTCAGCATGTTCATG aaGAACATTGCTACATACGTGTCAGATTGCTATGACAGCATCGCTGTGTTTCTGTGCATCCACATCATCCTCCGCTTCAAAAACATCACGGCCAAGAGGAACATCCCCGCCCTTGacaa gtactGGGAGGCTGTGTTGGAGATGTTATGGCCAAGGTTTGAGCTCATTCTGGAGATGAACATCCAGAGCATTCGGGATACAGATCCTCAAAAACTCGGAGTGCTAGACACCAGACCACACTAc atcactCGGCGCTATGCTGAGTTTTCCTCTGCTATAGTGAGCATAAACCAGACGTTCCCTAACGAGAGAACCAACGTCCTGCTGGGACAactacag ATCGAGGTGGAGAACTTTGTGTTAAAGATGGCTGCTGAATTTCCCTCCAGACGAGAACAACTCATTTTCCTCATCAACAACTACGACATGTTGCTGGGGGTTCTTAtg gagaGAGCAGCAGATGACAGTAAGGAGGTGGAAGGATTTCAGCAGCTCCTCCTGGCCAGGACACAG gaGTTCATCGAGGAGATCCTCGCCCCACCGTTTGGAGGCATGATCACGTTTGTGAAGGAGAGCGAGGCGCTGATAGAGAAAGGGCAGCTGGACAAGCTGAAGAATGATGAAG ttcgTATCACACAGCTGGTCCGTGGTTTCTCCAGTTCGTGGAAGCAGTCAGTGGAAGCTCTGAGTCAGGACGTCATGCGCTGCTTCACGAACTTTAAAAATGGCACCAGCATCATTCag GGGGCGCTGACACAACTTATTCAGTACTATCATGGCTTCCATAAGATCCTGTCCCAGCCGACGTTCCGCAGCCTGGCCGTGCGCTCCGAGCTCATCAACCTGCACCATCTCatggtggaggtgaagaaacaCAAACCAAACTTTTAA